TTGTACTCTACGACCAAACACAAAAACTGGAAGAGCTTAATAAATAATGAATTACGCTCAATTATTTGCAGCATACGAAGAAGAATTAGTAGCAATAGGTGAAGAGGCAGAGTCCCTGTCCTTCACCTTTCGAGGCTTAAAAGGACTGAATTTTACGGAATTTCTCCTCTTGCTCCGACAGGAAGTTAGTACAGCTGACCAAGAGCTACTGAACCATATTTTTCAGCAACTTTCCCAACACCGACCTGCCCAGTACATTATCGGCAAGGCTGATTTTCATGGCTTAGAGTTTGCGGTGGATGAGCGAGTCTTGATTCCAAGACCTGAAACGGAAGAATTGGTCGATTTGATTTTGCAGGAAAATAGCAGAGCAGGTTTGCGTATCTTAGATATCGGTACAGGAAGCGGTGCCATAGCTATTTCCCTTGCAAAAGCTAGACCTGATTGGGAAGTGGTAGCAGTAGATATCTCAGAAGATGCCTTGGCAGTGGCTCAGGAAAATGCAAGAAGCAATCAGGTTTCTGTTCAATTCATACAGTCGGATGTCTTGCAAGCTGTGACAGGTCAATTTGATATCATTGTTTCCAATCCACCTTATATCTCACCAGACGACAAGGACGAAGTTGGAGCCAATGTTTTAACATCGGAACCACATTTAGCCCTGTTCGCAGAAGAAGATGGGCTGGCCATCTATCGACAAATTGCGGAGCAGGCAGGGACATTTTTGAAGGGAAATGGAAAACTCTACTTTGAAATTGGCTACAAGCAAGGGCAGGCTTTAACAGACTTACTGGCCCTGCATTTTCCCGAAAAGCGTGTTCGCGTTATAAAAGACCAATTCGGTCAGGATAGAAAGGTTGTGGCAGATGACATTGGATAAACTCCGAACAATCCTCGAAAGTGGTGGGGCTGTTGTT
The nucleotide sequence above comes from Streptococcus sp. 29887. Encoded proteins:
- the prmC gene encoding peptide chain release factor N(5)-glutamine methyltransferase, translated to MNYAQLFAAYEEELVAIGEEAESLSFTFRGLKGLNFTEFLLLLRQEVSTADQELLNHIFQQLSQHRPAQYIIGKADFHGLEFAVDERVLIPRPETEELVDLILQENSRAGLRILDIGTGSGAIAISLAKARPDWEVVAVDISEDALAVAQENARSNQVSVQFIQSDVLQAVTGQFDIIVSNPPYISPDDKDEVGANVLTSEPHLALFAEEDGLAIYRQIAEQAGTFLKGNGKLYFEIGYKQGQALTDLLALHFPEKRVRVIKDQFGQDRKVVADDIG